DNA sequence from the Streptomyces sp. CA-210063 genome:
GTCGCCGATGACCGGGATCCCGGCCTCCTTGGCGGCGAGCGAGGCCTCGTAGATGGCGGTGACCTGCGGGACGCCGATGCCGGCGACGACACGGGTCGTACAGATGGAGCCGGGGCCGACGCCGACCTTGATGCCGTCCACGCCGGAGTCGATCAGCGCCTGGGCGCCGTCGCGCGTGGCGATGTTGCCGCCGATGACGTCGACGCCCGAGGAGTTCGACTTGATCTTGGCGACCATGTCGCCGACCAGGCGGGAGTGGCCGTGCGCGGTGTCGACGACGATGAAGTCGACGCCGTTCTCGATGAGGGCCTGGGCGCGCTCGAAGGCGTCACCGGCGACACCGACCGCCGCGCCGACGAGGAGACGGCCCTCGTCGTCCTTCGCCGCGTTCGGGTACTTCTCGGCCTTCACGAAGTCCTTGACCGTGATCAGGCCCTTGAGGATGCCCGCGTCGTCGACCAGCGGCAGCTTCTCGATCTTGTGCTTGCGCAGCAGCTCCATGGCCTCGACGCCGGAGATGCCGACCTTGCCGGTGACCAGCGGCATCGGCGTCATGACCTCGCGGACCTGGCGGGAGCGGTCGCTCTCGAAGGCCATGTCGCGGTTGGTGACGATGCCGAGCAGCTTCTTGTTGCCGTCGGTGACCGGGACGCCGCTGATGCGGAACTTGGCGCAGAGCGCGTCGGCCTCGGCGAGCGTGGCGTCCGGGTGCACGGTGATCGGGTCGGCGACCATGCCGGACTCGGAGCGCTTCACCAGGTCGACCTGGTTGGCCTGGTCCTCGATGGACAGGTTGCGGTGCAGCACGCCGACGCCGCCCTGACGGGCCATGGCGATGGCCATCCGGGACTCGGTGACCTTGTCCATGGCGGCCGAGAGGAGCGGGATGTTCACCCGCACGTTCTTGGAGACGTACGAGGCGGTGTCGATCTCGTCGGGCGCCATGTCCGACGCGCCCGGCAGCAGCAGCACGTCGTCGTAGGTCAGCCCGAGCGTCGCGAATTTGGCGGGCACTCCGTCGACGTTGGCAGTCATGACACCTTCCCCAAATGGCCTTGATCGGTGCGGATGTCCATGCTAACGGGAAGCGTGGGTCACACATTCCACGGTACGAAGTGATGCCGGGCTTCGTATGTTCGTACGGAAAAGGCACCCCGCCTGTTCATCCGGGGCGCCCTCCGAACCGTCACCGAACGCCGGTACTACTGCTCCGCCAGCGCCCGGAGCCTGCTCAGCGCCCGGTGCTGCGCCACTCGGACCGCGCCCGGCGACATCCCGAGCATCTGTCCCGTCTCCTCGGCCGTGAGCCCCACCGCGATCCTCAGGAGCAGCAGCTCCCGCTGGTTCTCGGGGAGGTTGGCCAGGAGCTTCTTGGCCCACTCGGCGTCGCTGCTGAGCAGCGCGCGCTCCTCGGGGCCCAGCGAGTCGTCGGGGCGCTCCGGCATCTCGTCCGAGGGGACGGCCGTCGAGCCGGGGTGACGCATGGCGGCGCGCTGGAGGTCGGCGACCTTGTGGCCGGCGATGGCGAAGACAAACGCCTCGAACGGCCGTCCGGTGTCCTTGTAGCGCGGCAGCGCGAGGAGGACGGCGACGCAGACCTCCTGCGCCAGGTCCTCCACGAAGTGCCGCGCGTCACCCGGCAGCCGGGACAGACGGGTGCGGCAATAGCGCAGCGCCAAGGGGTGGACATGGGCGAGCAGATCGTGTGTGGCCTGCTCGTCCCCGTCGACCGCGCGATGCACGAGCGCACCGATCACTGTCGTCTCGTCGTCGCGCATCGGTCCATGGTGCCTTGCGGCCGTCCGGTCCGTGGCGCCACGTCCATGGTTGTGCACCGAAGCGTTATGAGCAGGTGCGCCGGAACTCATCTCCTGCGCCCTCCCCTCCCGCTCGTTCGACTGCTCCCCGAGGAACTCCACACCTCAAGGATGCGGCATCCGCGGCGAAACGAGCAGCGGGCACCCGGCGGGCCGTCTCACCACCCCCGCCCGCCCTGCGGCAGGCGGGGATTCTCGTACCCCCGTTACGGCCCACTCAACGAACCAGACCCCAGCGGAAGCCGAGCGCCACCGCGTGCGCGCGGTCCGAGGCGCCGAGCTTCTTGAAGAGCCGCCGGGCGTGGGTCTTGACGGTGTCCTCGGAGAGGAACAGCTCGCGACCGATCTCGGCGTTCGAGCGACCGTGGCTCATGCCCTCAAGGACCTGGATCTCCCGGGCGGTGAGCGTCGGCGCGGCGCCCATCTCGGCGGAACGCAGCCGGCGCGGGGCGAGCCGCCAGGTCGGGTCGGCGAGGGCCTGCGTGACCGTGGCACGCAGCTCCGCGCGGGAGGCGTCCTTGTGCAGATAGCCCCGCGCGCCGGCGGCGACCGCGAGGGCCACGCCGTCCAGGTCCTCGGCGACGGTGAGCATGATGATGCGCGCCCCGGGGTCGGCGGACAGCAGCCGCCGTACGGTCTCGACGCCGCCCAGGCCGGGCATGCGTACGTCCATCAGAATCAGGTCCGAGCGGTCGGCCCCCCAGCGGCGGAGGACTTCCTCGCCGTTGGCCGCCGTGGTCACGCGCTCGACGCCGGGCACGGTCGCCACCGCGCGGCGCAGCGCCTCTCGGGCAAGCGGGGAGTCGTCGCAGACGAGGACGGATGTCATGGCCGCCCTCCGCAGCTGATGCGCGTCACCTTGAGCCTCCAGGCTGGTACGAAATCGTCACCTGTGCGGTCGACACTCACGAGCTGACACGAACGCCTGCCCGAGCGCTTGTTCTCTCAACCGCCTCCGCCCGTCTCAACGACGGTCACTCGAAAGAGTTACGGGATGGCTGGCCACCTTCGGCACTCTACGTGAGGGCGCGGACACGGGGCAGAGATGCGCAACGGACCCTCAACGTTTCCCCACAACCTATGCCCCATTCAGCCGTTTTTCTTCCCATTTATTGGCGTCTGAGGCTAGATTCGCAATGAGTCATATTTTCATCTCCTTTGATGGTCGATGTACGGTCATGGGCAACATCTCCTACAAGAACGGCAACAAGGGGACACGCAATGGCAGATTTCTCCCGCCTTCCCGGACCGAACGCTGATCTGTGGGACTGGCAGCTCCTCGCGGCCTGCCGTGGGGTCGACAGTTCACTCTTCTTCCACCCCGAAGGAGAACGCGGTGCGGCACGGAGCGCTCGTGAGAACTCGGCCAAAGAGGTCTGCATGAGATGCCCGGTACGCGCGCAGTGCGCGGCCCACGCCCTCGCGGTGCGCGAGCCGTACGGCGTGTGGGGCGGGCTGACCGAGGACGAGCGCGAGGAGCTCATGGGCAGGGCGCGCCATCGCCTGGTGTCGGCGTCCACTTCCGGGGGCGACACAGGTTCGAACACCTGAAGGAACGTTTCTTCAAGGGCCCTTGCCCGGCCCGTTCGGCGCTAGCGCGCGGCCGCTCCGGCCAGCCGGTCCAGCGTCGCCGCGACCGTGGACACCTGAGCCAGGTCCGGCAGAGTGAGCGCCACGATCTCCCGGCGCACCACCGGCTCGACGGTGACCATCCGCACTCCCTTGGCGCGTACGGACTCGATGGCCAGCTCCGGCAGGACGGCGACCCCGAGGCCCGCGCCCACCAGGCCGACCACCGCCGGATAGTCGTCGGTCGCGAAGTCGATGCGCGGCGTGAAGCCCGCGCTCTCACAGACCCGCACCAGTTGCCCCCGGCAGCGCGGGCAGCCGGCGATCCAGGGTTCCCCGGCGAGTTCTCCGATACCGATGGACCGCGTACGGGCCAGTCGGTGCCCCTGAGGGACGAGCCCGACGAGCCGGTCGGTGAGCAGGGGCCGTACGACCAGGTCGTCCCACTCCCCCTCCTCCGCGCCCGCCGCACCCTCGTAGCGGAAGGCGAGCGCGATGTCGCAGTCGCCCTCGCGGAGCATCTCGACCGAGCGCGGCGGTTCGGCCTCCTCCAGCGAGACCCGGGTGCCGGGGTGCGCGGCGCGCAGGGCGGCCAGGGCGGTGGGGACCAGCGTGGAACTGCCGCTGGGGAACGAGACCAGACGGACCCGGCCGGCGCGCAGACCGGCGATGGCGGCGACCTCCTCCTCGGCCGCGGTGAGCCCGGCGAGGATCCCGGCCGCGTGCCGCACCAGCGCCTCACCCGCCTGCGTCAGCCGCATCTCGCGGCCGCTGCGGACCAGCAGCGGGGTGCCGACGGAGGATTCGAGCGCCTTCATCTGCTGGCTGACGGCGGGCTGGGTGCAGCCGAGTTCGCGCCCCGCCGCCGAGAAGGAGCCGGTGGCGGCGACGGCGCGCAGAACGCGGAGATGGCGGGCCTCGATCACGCATCTGAGCATAAGCGTGGCTTGGGTGGGGTGCCGAATATCGCGTCGACGCTTTGCCCCTCACCGGCCTAGCGTGGCGCTATGAAGCTTCTGTCACTGAATCTGGGACGCCCCGAGGCCGTCGACGTCGCGGAGGAGTCGAAGAGCGTCACGGGCATCGACAAGCGGCCGGTGGACGGACCCGTGCGGGTGTTCGCGCCGGGACCCAAGGGCGTCGGCGCAAGCGGGGTGGCCGGGGACGCGGTGTGCAACACGGCGCACCACGGCGGCGACGACCAGGCGGTCTACGCGTTCGCCCGCGAGGACCTGGACGGCTGGGAGCGCGAACTGGGCCGCACCCTGCCCAGCGGGTCCTTCGGCGAGAACCTCACCACCGAGGGCCTCGACGTCTCCGGTGCCCTCATCGGCGAACGCTGGCGGATCGGCTCCGAGGTGGTCCTGGAGGTCACCTCAGGCCGTGTCCCCTGTCTGAACTTCCAGCGCCACATGGGTGAGCGCGGCTGGGTCAAGCGCTTCACACGCCAGGGCGAGCCGGGTGCGTATCTGCGGGTGATCCAGCCGGGCGAGATCCGCGCGGGCGACCCCATCGAGATCGTCCACCGCCCCGCCCACGACATCACCGTCGCCCTCACCTTCCGCGCCACGATGACCGAACACGAGCTGCTGCCACGTCTGCTGGCCGCGGGCGAGGCGCTGCATTCGGAGCTGTTGGAGACGGCGCGGAAGTATGTGGAGAAGAGCGGAAGTATGTAGAGAGGAAGGAGAACGCGGAGAAGACGCGGCGGGCTGGGGAGAACGAAGCCGCAGCCGGCGGTTCGCCGGATGCGCCGGGTTCCTGACAGGGCGTTACGGCCGGTACAGCAGGCGGATCCGCACAGTCCAGGCGCCTAGTCTTACGCCATGACTACCGCTCTGATTACGGGATCGACCGCGGGTATCGGTGCCGCCTTCGCACGGCGGCTGGCGGCGGACGGGCACAACCTGGTCCTGGTGGCGCGTGACACCAAGCGGCTGCGGGAGCAGGCCACGGAGTTGCACGACCGGCACGGCATCGAAGCGGAGGTGCTGTCGGCCGACCTGGCGACGGACGACGGCATCGAGTCGGTGGCGAGGCGGCTGGCCGACCGCAAGAGCCCGGTCGACCTGCTGATCAACAACGCCGGTTTCGGCAACAAGGGCCGCTACCTCGACGTCTCCATGGCCGACGAGCTGAAGATGCTCAAGGTGCACTGCGAGGCGGTCCTGCGGCTGACCTCGGCGGCCACCGAGGCCATGCGTGAGCGCGGCCGGGGCGGCGTCGTCAACGTCGCGTCGGTCGCCGCTTTCGTCCCGCGGGGCACGTACGGGGCGTCCAAGGCCTGGGTCGTGCAGTTCACCCAGGGTGCCGCCCGCGACCTGGCCGGCAGCGGCGTACGGCTCATGGCGTTGTGCCCCGGCTTCGTCCGCACCGAGTTCCACGACCGGGCCGGCATGGGCACGGACAACATCCCGTCCTGGATGTGGCTCGACGCCGACAAGCTCGTCACCGCGGCCCTCGCCGACCTCTCCCGCGGCAAGACCGTCTCCATCCCCGACCCGCGCTACAAGACCCTGATGGGCGTGGTGAAGGTGGTGCCGCGGGGGCTGCTGGGCGGGATCAGCTCGAAGACGGGGCGGAAGTACGGGCCGCGGTAGGGGGTTGCCACGGAGTGAAGCGCACGCGCGTATTCCGTTTCCGTCGGCCCGCCAGGGCATGGGGTCGTGATGCCAAAGGGTGAGAGGGCGGCGCCGCCGGGAGACAATGGAGGTGTTCAACCGGGACCCAGGGGGGCCGGGAGGCGACGCATCATGACATTCGTGCAGCTCATCGACTGTAAGACCAGCCGGCTCGACGAGATGAACCGGCTGATGGACAGGTGGGTCGAGCAGACCAAGGGGAAGCGGACGGCGACGCACAGTGTGGTCGGCAAGGACCGGTCCGACTCGTCGCACATCATCGAGATCGTGGAGTTCCCGTCGTACGAGGAGGCGATGCGGAATTCCGGGCTGCCGGAGACCGATCGGATCTTCCAGGAGATGGTGGCGCTGTGCGACGAGACGCCCACGTTCACGGATCTGGACGTGGTGCGGGACGAGCAGCTGTACGCGGACACGGCGCGGAGGTTCTTCGAGGCGCTGGCCACCGAGGGGGAGCTGCCGCCGCTCAACGATCTGCTGGTGGAGGACTTCCACGACCACGATCCCTCCAACCCGCAGGACGTCATCGGCATGGACGCGGTCAGGCGCGAGGTCGGGATGTGGCGGACGGGGTTCGACTTCTCGTTCACGGTCGAGGACCAGATCGCGCAGGGTGACCGGGTGTGCACCCGGTGGACCTGGAACGGCACGCACAAGGGCGACTTCCTCGGCGTCGCGGCCACCGGGAGGAAGGTCTCCATGGCCGGGACGACCATCCATCGGTGCACGTCCGACGGGAAGCTCGCCGAGGGCTGGTGGCAGTACGACCGGCTGGGGCTGATGGGACAGCTGGGCGCGCTCGAAGGCCTGGAGCAGTAGGACGACGCGAAGGCCCGGCACCCCAGGGGTGCCGGGCCTTCGTACTGAGTGGCCTTCGTGCTGACTGAAGGTCAGTGGGAGTGGCCGTGACCGTGGCCGTGGCCCGCGTCGGCCGGCTCCTCTTCCTTCTTCTCGACGACCAGGGTCTCGGTCGTGAGGAGGAGGGAGGCGATGGAGGCGGCGTTCTCCAGGGCGGAGCGGGTGACCTTGACCGGGTCGATGACGCCCTGCTTCACCAGGTCGCCGTACTCGCCGGTCGCGGCGTTGAAGCCCTGGCCCTTGTCGAGCTCGGCGACCTTGGAGGTGATGACGTAGCCCTCCAGGCCGGCGTTCTCGGCGATCCAGCGCAGCGGCTCGACGGCGGCCTTGCGGACGACCGCGACACCCGTGGCCTCGTCGCCGGTCTTGCCGAGGTTGCCCTCGAGGACCTTGACGGCGTGGACGAGCGCGGAGCCACCACCGGAGACGATGCCCTCCTCGACCGCGGCGCGGGTCGCGGAGATGGCGTCCTCCAGACGGTGCTTCTTCTCCTTCAGCTCCACCTCGGTGGCGGCGCCGACCTTGATCACGCACACGCCGCCGGCCAGCTTCGCGAGGCGCTCCTGGAGCTTCTCGCGGTCCCAGTCGGAGTCCGTGTTCTCGATCTCGGCCTTGATCTGGGCGATGCGGCCCTGGACGGCCCCGGAGTCTCCGGCGCCGTCGACGATCGTGGTGTCGTCCTTGGTGACGGTGACGCGGCGGGCGGAGCCGAGCACGTCGAGGCCGACCTGGTCGAGCTTGAGGCCGACCTCCTCGGAGATGACCTCGGCGCCGGTCAGCGTCGCCATGTCCTGCAGCATCGCCTTGCGACGGTCGCCGAAGCCGGGGGCCTTGACGGCGACCGCGTTGAAGGTGCCGCGGATCTTGTTGACGACCAGGGTCGACAGGGCCTCGCCCTCGACGTCCTCGGCGATGATCAGCAGCGGCTTCGAGGCGTTGGACTGGATGACCTTCTCCAGCAGCGGCAGCAGGTCGGCGATGGAGCCGATCTTGCCCTGGTGGATGAGGATGTACGGGTCGTCGAGGACGGCCTCCATGCGCTCCTGGTCCGTCACGAAGTACGGCGACAGGTAGCCCTTGTCGAAGGCCATGCCCTCGGTGAAGTCCAGCTCCAGACCGAAGGTGTTGGACTCCTCGACGGTGATGACACCATCCTTGCCGACCTTGTCCATCGCCTCGGCGATGAGCTCGCCGACCTGCGTGTCCTGGGCGGACAGACCGGCGACGGCGGCGATGTCGGACTTCTCGTCGATCGGACGGGCGGTCGCGAGGAGTTCCTCGGACACGGCCTTGACCGCGGCGTCGATGCCCTTCTTCAGGGCGGCCGGGGAGGCACCGGCGGCGACGTTCCGCAGGCCCTCGCGCACCAGCGCCTGGGCCAGCACGGTGGCGGTGGTCGTACCGTCACCCGCTACGTCGTTGGTCTTGGTCGCCACCTCCTTCACCAGCTGGACGCCGAGGTTCTCGTACGGGTCGTCGACCTCGACCTCGCGGGCGATGGTCACACCGTCGTTGGTGATGGTGGGGGCGCCGAACTTCTTGTCGATGACGACGTTGCGGCCCTTGGGGCCGATCGTCACCTTCACCGTGTCGGCAAGCTTGTTGACGCCGCGCTCAAGGGCGCGACGGGCGTCCTCGTCGAACTTCAGGATCTTCGCCATGGGAGCGGTTCAGCCCTCTCGGAAATTTTGGGAGAACGAACTACGCCCCCGGCGCCCGGCTTCCTGACGGTCGCGGGGGCCGGGGGCGCAGCTCACTGCAAAACTGGGTGAATTACTTCTCGATGATCGCGAGCACGTCGCGAGCCGAGAGGACGAGGTACTCCTCGCCGTTGTACTTCACCTCGGTGCCGCCGTACTTGCTGTACAGCACGATGTCGCCGGTCTTCACGTCGAGCGGAAGACGCTCGCCGTTCTCGAAGCGGCCCGGGCCCACGGCCAGGACGACGCCCTCCTGGGGCTTCTCCTTGGCCGTGTCCGGGATGACCAGGCCAGAGGCCGTGGTCTGCTCGGCGTCGAGCGGCTGGACCACAATGCGGTCCTCAAGCGGCTTGATGGCAACCTTGGAGCTGGTGGTCGTCACGATCCGACCTCCCCCTTCGGAGATCTCACGGGGTTAACTGTCTGAGGTGGCGACCAGGTGGATCCGTCGTCGCGGGTGCCGGACCTGCCCGTCGCGTAGTTGGCACTCTCCAGGGGGGAGTGCCAGACCTGAGACTATGACCGCGATTAGCACTCGGTCAAGCGGACTGCTAATCGCGTCCGCCGGAGGCAGCCCCCTGGTGAGCGTCAGAGGTGGTCCTTCGAGCGTCAGAGGTAGTCCTCCAGGCGGCCCACCGTCAGGCCCTGCTCCTGGATCCGGCGCAGCAGTCTCGTCGTCATCCGGGTGAGTGTCGCGCCGTTCAGCTGAGCCGGGCCCCGGAATTGGGCCAGGACGATGTCGCCGGGGCGGAGGTGGTCGCCGACGGCGTAGCGGAGGTCGGTGATCTGCATGGACGCGCGCCACAGGACGACCGCCCAGATGCCGCAGTCAGCGGCGGCGCGGAGCGTGGTGGTGTCGTAGACGCCGTAGGGCGGGCGGAAGAGGGTCGGCCGGATGCCGAAGCGCTGCTTGAGCTTGTTCTGCTGGCCGCAGATCTCGGCGCGCTGTCCGGCGTACGGCAGGCCGCGCAGGGCGGTGTGGTCGAGGGTGTGGTTCTGCACGGTCGCGCCGACCGCGCGCAGCCGGGCGAAGTGGCCGTAGCCCGGCCCGACGACGCTGTCCGTCAGGAACATGCTCACCGGGAGCCGTAGTTCACGGACCATCTCGACGAACCGCGGGTCCCTCTCGGCCCCGTCGTCGTACGTCAGGAAGACGACCTTGTCGCGGGTCGCAACCCGATCGACGACCGGAGCCAGCCCGGGGTCGGCCGCGCGGGGCGCGGGCGGCCGGTCGGGGGGCTGGGGTGCGGGGGCGAGCGGCTCGGAGAGGCCCCAGCGGCGGTAGGGGGGTGAGTGGGGGTGGGGGGAGGCGCCTGCGCCGGGGGCGCGGGCGCCTGCGCCGGAGTTGGGGGCGGGGGCGGGGCTGGGGGCTCCCGCGCCCGGGTTGGGGGCGGGGGCGTCCGCGCCGGGAGTGGGGGCGGGAGCGCCTGTGCCGTGGCCTGGGGCGGGGGCGGGGGCATCTGCGCCGGGAGTGAGGACGGGGGCGCCCACGCCGAGGCTGGGGGCGGGGGCGCCCGCGCCTGGGCGGGTGGCGCTCGTGCCGGGCCTGGCGCCGGGGGCGCCTACGCCGGGCCCAGGGACGGGAGCGCCCGCGCGGGGGCCAGAGGCGCCCGCGCGGGGGCCAGGGCCGGCCACCCCCGTCCCGCTCGGCTGCGAGCCCGGCGGCGCCGATGTCGCTGTCGGCCGTGTCGCCGGCGACGACGTCGATGACGGCGACGGCGACGGCGACGGTCCGTGTGTCGGCAGCCGTCCCTCCGCCGCCACCTCGCTTCCCGGCCCCTCGGCGGGGTCGGCGTGATCGGTGGCGCACCCGGCGAGGAGCAGGGCGGCGAGGGCCGTGAGGGCGGGCCCACGTCCTCCGCGCACCCCATAACCGCCGGGCCCCCTCACAGGTAGTCCTCCAGCCGCGCCACCGCGTACCCCTCGGCGGTCACCCGGTTCAGGAAGCGGCGGATCATGTCGGGCATGGTGCCCTTCCACTCGCCCCGGCCCCGGAAGTGGCTGAGGACGATGTCGCCGTGGCGGAGCTCG
Encoded proteins:
- the guaB gene encoding IMP dehydrogenase → MTANVDGVPAKFATLGLTYDDVLLLPGASDMAPDEIDTASYVSKNVRVNIPLLSAAMDKVTESRMAIAMARQGGVGVLHRNLSIEDQANQVDLVKRSESGMVADPITVHPDATLAEADALCAKFRISGVPVTDGNKKLLGIVTNRDMAFESDRSRQVREVMTPMPLVTGKVGISGVEAMELLRKHKIEKLPLVDDAGILKGLITVKDFVKAEKYPNAAKDDEGRLLVGAAVGVAGDAFERAQALIENGVDFIVVDTAHGHSRLVGDMVAKIKSNSSGVDVIGGNIATRDGAQALIDSGVDGIKVGVGPGSICTTRVVAGIGVPQVTAIYEASLAAKEAGIPVIGDGGLQYSGDIAKALVAGADTVMLGSLLAGCAESPGELMFINGKQFKSYRGMGSLGAMQSRGDRKSFSKDRYFQEGVASDEQLVPEGIEGQVPYRGPLSSVVHQLVGGLRQSMFYVGGRTVPDLQANGRFVRITSAGLKESHPHDIQMTVEAPNYSRK
- a CDS encoding sigma-70 family RNA polymerase sigma factor; protein product: MRDDETTVIGALVHRAVDGDEQATHDLLAHVHPLALRYCRTRLSRLPGDARHFVEDLAQEVCVAVLLALPRYKDTGRPFEAFVFAIAGHKVADLQRAAMRHPGSTAVPSDEMPERPDDSLGPEERALLSSDAEWAKKLLANLPENQRELLLLRIAVGLTAEETGQMLGMSPGAVRVAQHRALSRLRALAEQ
- a CDS encoding response regulator transcription factor, encoding MTSVLVCDDSPLAREALRRAVATVPGVERVTTAANGEEVLRRWGADRSDLILMDVRMPGLGGVETVRRLLSADPGARIIMLTVAEDLDGVALAVAAGARGYLHKDASRAELRATVTQALADPTWRLAPRRLRSAEMGAAPTLTAREIQVLEGMSHGRSNAEIGRELFLSEDTVKTHARRLFKKLGASDRAHAVALGFRWGLVR
- a CDS encoding WhiB family transcriptional regulator, which translates into the protein MADFSRLPGPNADLWDWQLLAACRGVDSSLFFHPEGERGAARSARENSAKEVCMRCPVRAQCAAHALAVREPYGVWGGLTEDEREELMGRARHRLVSASTSGGDTGSNT
- a CDS encoding LysR family transcriptional regulator, yielding MIEARHLRVLRAVAATGSFSAAGRELGCTQPAVSQQMKALESSVGTPLLVRSGREMRLTQAGEALVRHAAGILAGLTAAEEEVAAIAGLRAGRVRLVSFPSGSSTLVPTALAALRAAHPGTRVSLEEAEPPRSVEMLREGDCDIALAFRYEGAAGAEEGEWDDLVVRPLLTDRLVGLVPQGHRLARTRSIGIGELAGEPWIAGCPRCRGQLVRVCESAGFTPRIDFATDDYPAVVGLVGAGLGVAVLPELAIESVRAKGVRMVTVEPVVRREIVALTLPDLAQVSTVAATLDRLAGAAAR
- a CDS encoding MOSC domain-containing protein gives rise to the protein MKLLSLNLGRPEAVDVAEESKSVTGIDKRPVDGPVRVFAPGPKGVGASGVAGDAVCNTAHHGGDDQAVYAFAREDLDGWERELGRTLPSGSFGENLTTEGLDVSGALIGERWRIGSEVVLEVTSGRVPCLNFQRHMGERGWVKRFTRQGEPGAYLRVIQPGEIRAGDPIEIVHRPAHDITVALTFRATMTEHELLPRLLAAGEALHSELLETARKYVEKSGSM
- a CDS encoding SDR family NAD(P)-dependent oxidoreductase codes for the protein MTTALITGSTAGIGAAFARRLAADGHNLVLVARDTKRLREQATELHDRHGIEAEVLSADLATDDGIESVARRLADRKSPVDLLINNAGFGNKGRYLDVSMADELKMLKVHCEAVLRLTSAATEAMRERGRGGVVNVASVAAFVPRGTYGASKAWVVQFTQGAARDLAGSGVRLMALCPGFVRTEFHDRAGMGTDNIPSWMWLDADKLVTAALADLSRGKTVSIPDPRYKTLMGVVKVVPRGLLGGISSKTGRKYGPR
- a CDS encoding ester cyclase, with the translated sequence MTFVQLIDCKTSRLDEMNRLMDRWVEQTKGKRTATHSVVGKDRSDSSHIIEIVEFPSYEEAMRNSGLPETDRIFQEMVALCDETPTFTDLDVVRDEQLYADTARRFFEALATEGELPPLNDLLVEDFHDHDPSNPQDVIGMDAVRREVGMWRTGFDFSFTVEDQIAQGDRVCTRWTWNGTHKGDFLGVAATGRKVSMAGTTIHRCTSDGKLAEGWWQYDRLGLMGQLGALEGLEQ
- the groL gene encoding chaperonin GroEL (60 kDa chaperone family; promotes refolding of misfolded polypeptides especially under stressful conditions; forms two stacked rings of heptamers to form a barrel-shaped 14mer; ends can be capped by GroES; misfolded proteins enter the barrel where they are refolded when GroES binds) — protein: MAKILKFDEDARRALERGVNKLADTVKVTIGPKGRNVVIDKKFGAPTITNDGVTIAREVEVDDPYENLGVQLVKEVATKTNDVAGDGTTTATVLAQALVREGLRNVAAGASPAALKKGIDAAVKAVSEELLATARPIDEKSDIAAVAGLSAQDTQVGELIAEAMDKVGKDGVITVEESNTFGLELDFTEGMAFDKGYLSPYFVTDQERMEAVLDDPYILIHQGKIGSIADLLPLLEKVIQSNASKPLLIIAEDVEGEALSTLVVNKIRGTFNAVAVKAPGFGDRRKAMLQDMATLTGAEVISEEVGLKLDQVGLDVLGSARRVTVTKDDTTIVDGAGDSGAVQGRIAQIKAEIENTDSDWDREKLQERLAKLAGGVCVIKVGAATEVELKEKKHRLEDAISATRAAVEEGIVSGGGSALVHAVKVLEGNLGKTGDEATGVAVVRKAAVEPLRWIAENAGLEGYVITSKVAELDKGQGFNAATGEYGDLVKQGVIDPVKVTRSALENAASIASLLLTTETLVVEKKEEEPADAGHGHGHGHSH
- the groES gene encoding co-chaperone GroES; this translates as MTTTSSKVAIKPLEDRIVVQPLDAEQTTASGLVIPDTAKEKPQEGVVLAVGPGRFENGERLPLDVKTGDIVLYSKYGGTEVKYNGEEYLVLSARDVLAIIEK
- a CDS encoding polysaccharide deacetylase family protein, which encodes MGAPVLTPGADAPAPAPGHGTGAPAPTPGADAPAPNPGAGAPSPAPAPNSGAGARAPGAGASPHPHSPPYRRWGLSEPLAPAPQPPDRPPAPRAADPGLAPVVDRVATRDKVVFLTYDDGAERDPRFVEMVRELRLPVSMFLTDSVVGPGYGHFARLRAVGATVQNHTLDHTALRGLPYAGQRAEICGQQNKLKQRFGIRPTLFRPPYGVYDTTTLRAAADCGIWAVVLWRASMQITDLRYAVGDHLRPGDIVLAQFRGPAQLNGATLTRMTTRLLRRIQEQGLTVGRLEDYL